The Streptomyces pratensis genomic interval GGCCCGGCCGCAGCTGGGTGTGCACGAACCTTGAACCGCCGCGCGAGGCGGGTTCGTTGAGCACACCGATGCGGTAGACGTCCGGGCTGTGCGGGTCGCCGCACAGGCTGTACTGGCGGACCTGACCGCCGGCGTGGACGTCGAGGTGCGCGCCGGGGGTCCAGGCGGGCAGGGGTTTGCCGTCCGGGTGGGTCAGCTCGACGGACAGGACGCCCTCGGCCTCCCAGGTCATGCGACGGACGGTCAGCCGCAGCGATTCCTCGCTCATGGTCTGTTGCCTCCTTACCGGCAGTTCGGTCGGCCGGGCTACTGGCCCGGGATCCTCACGGGCGGGGTGAACGGGTTCTTCATCGGGCCGAGGGCGTTCAGGTCGACCTCGACGAGCGTGGGGCCGTCCGAGGCGATGGCGTCCGTGAGCACGGGTCCCGCGTGCTCCTCCGCGGCGATGCGGGCGTAGGGCAGGCCGCAGGCCCGGGCCAGCAGGGCGAAGTCCGGGGTGGTCAGGTCGACCCCGGAGCGGCGCTCGCTGTGGTGGTCCTGCATGTTGCGCAGGACCCCGTAGCCGCCGTCGTTGAAGACGATCAGGGTCAGCCGGGGCCGCTCCTGGGCGAGGGTGAGGAGCTCGCCGAGGTGGACGGCGAGTCCGCCGTCGCCCGCGATCACGACGGTGGGCGCGCCGGGCCGCCCGAGCGCGGCGCCGATGCCCATGCCCAGACCCTGTCCGATGCCGCCGCCGCGCGGGAAGACGTTGTCCTTCGGGTCGTACATCTCGAGGAGGCGGTTGCCCCAGCTGCTGGAGGGGATGGTGACGTCGCGTGCGACGACGGCCTCGCGGGGAAGGGCCGCCCGGATCGCGTCGCAGATAGCGGCCTGCGGTCCGATGTTGTCGTGCAGGATCGCACGCACCTCGGTGCGTACGGCGCCGACCCGGTCCGTCCAGCCGGGCTCGGCGGCCACCGCGTGCGGCAGCAGGCCCGCCAGGACCCCCGCCGCGTCACCGCGCAGCCCGTGGGTGGCCGGGTGGACCCTGCTGAGGGCGGCTGCGTCGATGTCGATCTGGATGTGCGACTCGGGGAGCTCCAGGGTGTAGTCCGCGGTCTCGTTCGACCGGAAGTGCGTGCCGACGGTCAGCAGGAGGTCCGCGTCGGCGAGCAGGGCGCGCACCGCGGGTGTGGTGGCGAAGTTCCCGATGACCTGCTCGTGGTCCTCGGGAACACTGCCCCGCCCGGAGTTCGAGGTGATCAGTCCGGCTCCGGTCGCCTCCAGCAGTCGGGCCAGCTCGCCCCGGGCGGTGTTCGCTCCGCCGCCCGCCCAGACGAGAGGGCGGCGTGCGGAGGCCAGGAGGGCGCCTGCGGCGGCGAGTTCACCGTCCGAAGGCGCGGTGGGGGCCGGCCGGCCGTACGCGGCGGGTTCATCGGTCTGCGCCGCGTACTGGAGGTCGATCGGCCACTCCACGCTGGCGGGGCCGCCGGGCGCGGTCAGCGCCGAGCGGGCGGCCTCGCGCAGGATCCTGCCCGCCTGCCCGGTGTCCGGCACGCTCGCCGCGTACGCGGATACGGCCTTCAGCATGCCGAGCTGGTCCTTGGTCTCGTGGATGAAACCACGTCCGCTGCCGAGGAATTCGCTCTCCACCTGGCCGGTGACGTGCAGTACGGAGGTCCCCGCGCTGAGCGCCTCGATCAGTGAGCCGGCCGCGTTGCCCGCGCCGGTGCCGGTCGAGGTCAGGGCGCAGCCGAGGCCGCCCCTGGCACGGCCGTAGGCGTCGGCGGCGTTGACCGCGGATGCCTCGTGCCGCACGGGCACGAACCGCAGTTCGCGGTCGACGGCTTCGACGAGCGGCAGGTTGTGGACGCTGACGATGCCGAAGACGGTGTCGATGCCGAGTTCGCGCAGGACGGCGACGAGGAGATCGCCTCCGTTGTCGTGACGCATGGTGTCTCCTCAGAGGATGGAGCGGCCGACGCCGCCGCAGACGTCGATGCTGGTGCCGGTGATGTAGGAGGCGCGGGGGGAGAGCAGGGCGACCACCGCGTACGCGACTTCCTCGGCCCTGCCGAGGCGGCCCAGCGCGATGCCCCGGTCCTCGGCCAGTTCCGTCTGCCACTGCTCGTACGTCAGGCCGGAGTCCGCCGCCGCGTGGCGGCGGGTCCACTGGCCGGTGTCGACGAGTCCGAGGCAGACGGAGTTGACCCGGATGCCGTCGCGGGCGAGTTCGACGGACAGGGACTTGGAGAGGTTGAGGATGCCGGCGCGTGCGGCACTCGTCGTGATCAGCCGGGTCTCGGGCTGCTTGGCGAGGACGGCGTTGATGTTGACGACACCAGCCGCCGAGGAAGCCGCCAGGTGGGGGCGCGCCGCCTGGAGGGGATTCAGCACCCCGGCGAACTTCAGCTCGAGCTCGTCGCGCCAGTCCTCGGCGGTGGAGTCGTCGAGTCCCTTCATGCGGGACTGCCCGGCGTTGTTGACCAGTCCGTCGATGCCGCCGAAGTGCTCGGCGGTGCGGCCGACGAAGCCGCGCACGGCGTCGGCGTCCCGTACGTCGCAGACACCGGTCAGCAGTCGGCCGCTCGTGGCGCCGAGTCCGGCGGCCGCCTCGGCCAGCCGGCCGGCGTCGCGGCCGCAGGTGGCTACGCGGGCACCCTCGTCGAGGAGGGCGCGGACCGTGGCCAGGCCGACGCCCGAGCTGCCGCCGGTGACCACTATGGTGCGGTCGGCGAGGCCCAGATCCATAACTCGTTTCTCCTGCGGTTCAGTTCATGGTGAAGCCGCCGTTGACGGCGATCACCTGTCCGGTCAGATAGCGGGATTCCTCACCGAGCAGGAAGGAGACGATCCCGGTGAGGTCGTCCGGCTGCTGCGGCCGGGAGATGGCCCGGTTCATGCGGTAGAGGTCGTGCCGCTCGGCGGGCACGGTCTCGGTCGCCTCGCATTCGGTGAGGCCGGGGGCCACCGCGTTGACGGTGATCCCCTTCTCACCGAGTTCGCGTGCCATGGCGCGGGTCAGCGCGATGACGGCGCCCTTGGAGGCGATGTAGTGGGCGAGACGGGGGGAGCCGTACAGCGCGGCGTCCGAGGCGAGGTTGACGATGCGGCCGGGCCCGGTGAAGAGCGGGTACAGGGCCTTCGAGACCAGCCATGGACTGCGGGCGTTGACCGCCATCAGCCGGTCCCACACCTCGACGTCGATGTCCTGGAACTCACTTCCGCCGACGCCGTTGGCGAGCGCCGCGTTGTTGACCAGGCCGTACAGCGGACCGAGTGCACGCACTGCGTCGGCGAGCGCCTCCACCGAGGCGGGGTCCGCGACGTCGCAGCGCACGAAGTGGGCGTCGATGCCGTCCTCGCGCAGCTCGGCGGTGGCTCGCTCCCCCCGCTCCCGTTCCAGTTCGGCGAGGACGACCCGGAAGCCGTCGGTGCCCGCCCGGCGGGCCATGGCCAGTCCCAGGCCACGGCCCGCTCCGGTGACGACGACGGTGCGCCGGTCTGCCGGGGGCTGGTCAGCCACGGGTGACGCCGTGCATCGGCGAGTACTCGGGGTAGGTCGGCACCTGGGGCTTCTGCGTGCCGATGACGACGCAGAACAGGGCGTCGGTGTCGCCCTCGTTCTTGAGCGAACGGGTCACCCCGGCGGGGACGACGATCATGTCGCGGTAGCCCAGGGTGCGGTACTCGGCCTCTTCGGCGCCGCGGTGGATGCCGACCTTGACCTCGCCCTCCAGGACGAAGAAGGCCTCCTCGACGTCGTGGTGGGTGTGGGCCGGGCCCTCGGCGCCGGGCGGCAGCAGCATGTTGGAGAAGGTGAACCCACCGGAGGGGAGGATGCGGCTGTCGCTCTCGTGGTTGCCCGTGGCGCCGGAGCCGACGTAACGGATCTGGCCGCGGCGGAACTGCGGGCCGGCCTTCTCCTGGAAGGAGAGGGTGTCGAAGTCGGCGACCCGGGAGGCCTTGCTGGCGATGAGGGAGTCGGTGTAGGCGGAGAGGTCGTCGCCGTTGTCGTACGCGTCGGTGGTCAGAGGCATGGTGAAGGCTCCTGTTCGGGGATGGATGCGGTGATGCGGAGGTGGGAGAGCACCCAGGCGTCGAAGTGGCCCGGCTGCTCCTGGTTGGCCAGGTGACCGGCGTCCTTGACGATCACGTAGGCGGTCCTGTGGATGGCCCCGGCGATGGCCTGGCTCGCCTCGATGCCGGTGACCCGGTCCTGTTCGCCGCAGAGCACGAGGGTGGGGGCGGCGATCGAGGGGAGTTCGGCGCTCAGGTCGGCGCAGGCCATGGACTCGGCGGCGTAGGCGTAACCCGGCAGCCGTACCGAGGCGGCCATGGTGTCGACGACCCGGCGCACCAGCTCGTCGGACGCGCCGGGCGACACGAGCCTCGGGCCCCGGGCCTCGGCGAAGGCCCGGGGGCCCAGCTCGGCGAGGTCGGCGGCCCTGGCGCGCATACCGGCCGCTCTGGCGTCGTCGGTGCCCGACCCGGGGCTGGAGTCGGCGACGATCAGCGAGGCGACCAGCTCCGGATGGCGGGTGGCGAGCCGCAGCGCGATCACTCCGCCCCAGGAGACACCGAGGACGTGGGCGCTGCCGGCACGTTCCCGGATGAGGGCGGCGGCCGTGTCCGCGTAGTCGTCGAGGTCCATCGGCCCGGCGGGGTCGGGTGACTTGGCGTACCCGGGGGCGTCCCAGGCCACGACCCTTACGTAGGACGAGAGTTCGGCGAGCTGCGGGGCGAAGGCGGCCGAGGAGGAGCCGATGCCGTGCAGGCACAGCAGCAGGGGGCCGTGGTCGCCCGCCTCCTCGACGTGGACGTCGGCGGCGCTCACAGGATCTGCCCGGTCCGGCCGGCGAGGGCGGCCAGGCTGCGCAGCACGGCGTACGGCACGACCTGGCTGGTGGCGGGGTTGCCGGGGTCGGGCAGGTGCGCGACCTCGAAGCGGTACGCCCCGTGTCCGCCGGACGCCTCGATCACGTGACGGGTGTGATGCGCCGTGGGGTCGGCGACGACCTGGACCCGCACAGCGTCCAGGTCGCCGACGGCCAGCGCGACCGAGGCGGCCACGTTCGTCGACTTGGGGAATTTGACCGGGACGTCGCGGGCGGTTCCGGACATGACCTCGACCGGCCCCGTCGCCGTCCGCATCCGCGTCAGCAACTCGTCGCCCATCCAAGGCTGTTCGAGGGTGGAAGGCAGTTTGGTCGTGGTCAGCCGGACCTCGTCCAGCGGACCGAGGGTACGCACCGCCTGGAGCAGGTCGAGCCCGCCGACCGCGCCGCCCGTGAAGTACACCCGGCCGGGGCCGGCGGCGAGCAGCCGCTTCGTGAGCTCGTCGTCGGTCAGGGCGCCGGTGGAGGCGATCAGCAGATCGGTGCCGGACTCCAGGACCCGCTCACCCCACTCGCGTACGACGCCCTGACCTGCTGCCTCGACGACGAGGTCGCACGTCTCCATGGCCTCTTCGAAGGTGGCCTGCCGCACGGGGGCTGCTTCACCGAGCGCGCGGTTGTCGACGACGCAGACCAGCTCAGCGCCGGTCACGCGGCCTTCGGCGAGCGCGGTGCCGACGACGCGGCCGATGGCGCCCCATCCGACGACGGCGACCTTGCGTACGGTGCTCATGAGGTGGCCTCCTGGGCGTCTACGGGAAGAAACGGGCCGGGGCCCTGGGTGTCGGAGGGAGCGAGGGGGCCGGGGTCCGGGGAGCCCGCCATGCTGCAGCGGATCTCCTTCGACGGAGCACCGGCCGTCCCCCACAGGTCGGACAGCTCGGGGACCCGCCGCCACACCCGGGCGATCCAGGCGTCCTCGACGATCTGTGCGACCTCGGAGGTGTACTCGCAGACCAGGCCGGAGGGGTCGGTGAAGTACGAGAAGGTGTTGTTCCCGGGGCCGTGCCGTCCGGGGCCCCACTGGGGGGTGATGCCGTGGTGGCGCAGCCGTCCGAGGCCCCGCATGAAGTGGTCGACCGAGGTCATCTCGTACGCCACGTGGTTCAGCGAGGTCCACTCCGCCTGGTTGAAGGCGATGCAGTGGTGGTCGCTGTTGCAGCGGAGGAACGCCATCTGGTGCTCGGACCAGTCGGAGACGCGCAGCCCGAGCACATCGCGGTAGAACGCGACGGCGGCGTCGATGTCGGTGGTGTTGAGCACCGCGTGCGTCACCCCGACGGGCACGGCGCCGTCCCTGCCGCGCGGCACGACCGCCTCGACCTGGGCGCTGATCTCGACGAGGCGGCCCTCGGGGTCGGTGAACCGCAGTCCGTAGCCGCCGCCGGCCTGTTCCAGCGGGCCGGGTCCGGTGACGGGCACGATCGCGCGCGCTTCGAGGCGCCGCGCCGCCTGGTCGACCTCGGCGGGCGTCGCGACGGCGAAGGCGATCCTGCCGAGACCGACCCTGTCGCGTTCGGTCAGGTGCAGGACGTGGTGCTCGTCGCTCGTGCCCCGGAGCCAGCGGGCTCCGGTGTCGGACTCCACGGTTTCGAGGCCCCAGACGTCCTCGTAGAAGTCGGCGGCCTCGGTGAAGGCCGGGGTGTGCAGCTCGACGTAGCGCAGCGAGCGGAGCCGGGCGATCGGACCGGGCGGTGGCTGGTGCATGGTTCCTCCAGGACGGGCGGGGTGCCGGGTCAGTTGGCCCACGGGAGCGGTTGGCCGGAGGTGCCCCAGTACAGGGACTTCTGGCGCTGGTATGCGCGGATCGCGTCGAGGCCCTTCTCCGTGCCGAGGCCGCTGTCCTTCCACCCGCTGAAGGGGGTGGAGGCGCTGAACTGCTTGTACGTGTTGATCCAGACGGTCCCGGCCTCGATCCGGCGTGCCAGCATCCCGGCGGCGCGCAGGTCGCGGGTCCAGATCCCGCAGGCGAGGCCGTAGACGGAGTCGTTGGCCTGGCGGACCAGGTCGTCCTCGTCGTCGTAGGGCAGGGCGACGAGGACCGGGCCGAAGATCTCCTCCTGGCAGGTGCGGGACGTGTTGTCCAGGCCGTCGAGCACGGTGGGCAGGTAGTACGCCCCGTCCTCGTAGAGCTCACCCTCGGGTACCGAACCGCCGCAGAGCACCCGGGCCCCTTCGGACCTCGCGAGGTCGACGTGGGCGGCGACGGAGTCGCGGTGGCGGTGGTGCACCAGTGGGCCGACCTGGGTGGCGGGGTCGGTGCCCGGGCCGACCCGCAGCTCGCGCACCCGCTCGACGAGTTCGCCGACAAAGGAGTCGTAGATCTCGCGTGCCACGAAGAGCCGGGAGCCCGCGATGCAGGACTGGCCGCTGGACGAGAAGACCCCGAACATCACGCCGGCCAGGGCCTGTTCGATGTCGGCGTCGGCGCGGACGATCGTCGGTGACTTGCCGCCCAGTTCCAGCGAGGCGGGGATCAGCTTCCGGGCGGCGATCTCGGCGATGGACCGCCCGGTCCCGGTGCCTCCGGTGAATCCGATACGGCCGACGAGGGGGTGGCGCACGATTGCGTCACCGACCACCCGGCCGCTCCCGGGGAGCACGGAGAGCAGTGCGGCCGGCAGCCGGAACTCGTCGAGGGCCCGGGAGATCAGCCGTCCGAGCGCCAGGGAGACCAGTGGGGTCCACGCCGCGGGCTTGAGGATCACCGCGTTGCCGGCGGCGAGCGCGGGGGCGATCTTCTGTGCGTCGCTGGCGACCGGCGAGTTCCACGGATTGATCGCGCCGACGACTCCGATGGGCTCGTGCGTGCTCACTGTGACGTAGGGGCCGCGCGACGGGGTCACCGCGTCCTGCGCCGTCTCCAGGACGGCTGCCATGTAGCGGAAGGTACCGGCCGCGCTGAGCGCGAGGGCCTTCGTCTCCGTGAGGGTCTTGCCGGTGTCGGCGG includes:
- a CDS encoding thiamine pyrophosphate-binding protein — translated: MRHDNGGDLLVAVLRELGIDTVFGIVSVHNLPLVEAVDRELRFVPVRHEASAVNAADAYGRARGGLGCALTSTGTGAGNAAGSLIEALSAGTSVLHVTGQVESEFLGSGRGFIHETKDQLGMLKAVSAYAASVPDTGQAGRILREAARSALTAPGGPASVEWPIDLQYAAQTDEPAAYGRPAPTAPSDGELAAAGALLASARRPLVWAGGGANTARGELARLLEATGAGLITSNSGRGSVPEDHEQVIGNFATTPAVRALLADADLLLTVGTHFRSNETADYTLELPESHIQIDIDAAALSRVHPATHGLRGDAAGVLAGLLPHAVAAEPGWTDRVGAVRTEVRAILHDNIGPQAAICDAIRAALPREAVVARDVTIPSSSWGNRLLEMYDPKDNVFPRGGGIGQGLGMGIGAALGRPGAPTVVIAGDGGLAVHLGELLTLAQERPRLTLIVFNDGGYGVLRNMQDHHSERRSGVDLTTPDFALLARACGLPYARIAAEEHAGPVLTDAIASDGPTLVEVDLNALGPMKNPFTPPVRIPGQ
- a CDS encoding SDR family oxidoreductase, producing MDLGLADRTIVVTGGSSGVGLATVRALLDEGARVATCGRDAGRLAEAAAGLGATSGRLLTGVCDVRDADAVRGFVGRTAEHFGGIDGLVNNAGQSRMKGLDDSTAEDWRDELELKFAGVLNPLQAARPHLAASSAAGVVNINAVLAKQPETRLITTSAARAGILNLSKSLSVELARDGIRVNSVCLGLVDTGQWTRRHAAADSGLTYEQWQTELAEDRGIALGRLGRAEEVAYAVVALLSPRASYITGTSIDVCGGVGRSIL
- a CDS encoding SDR family oxidoreductase, with protein sequence MADQPPADRRTVVVTGAGRGLGLAMARRAGTDGFRVVLAELERERGERATAELREDGIDAHFVRCDVADPASVEALADAVRALGPLYGLVNNAALANGVGGSEFQDIDVEVWDRLMAVNARSPWLVSKALYPLFTGPGRIVNLASDAALYGSPRLAHYIASKGAVIALTRAMARELGEKGITVNAVAPGLTECEATETVPAERHDLYRMNRAISRPQQPDDLTGIVSFLLGEESRYLTGQVIAVNGGFTMN
- a CDS encoding cupin domain-containing protein → MPLTTDAYDNGDDLSAYTDSLIASKASRVADFDTLSFQEKAGPQFRRGQIRYVGSGATGNHESDSRILPSGGFTFSNMLLPPGAEGPAHTHHDVEEAFFVLEGEVKVGIHRGAEEAEYRTLGYRDMIVVPAGVTRSLKNEGDTDALFCVVIGTQKPQVPTYPEYSPMHGVTRG
- a CDS encoding alpha/beta fold hydrolase, with amino-acid sequence MSAADVHVEEAGDHGPLLLCLHGIGSSSAAFAPQLAELSSYVRVVAWDAPGYAKSPDPAGPMDLDDYADTAAALIRERAGSAHVLGVSWGGVIALRLATRHPELVASLIVADSSPGSGTDDARAAGMRARAADLAELGPRAFAEARGPRLVSPGASDELVRRVVDTMAASVRLPGYAYAAESMACADLSAELPSIAAPTLVLCGEQDRVTGIEASQAIAGAIHRTAYVIVKDAGHLANQEQPGHFDAWVLSHLRITASIPEQEPSPCL
- a CDS encoding aspartate dehydrogenase domain-containing protein, which codes for MSTVRKVAVVGWGAIGRVVGTALAEGRVTGAELVCVVDNRALGEAAPVRQATFEEAMETCDLVVEAAGQGVVREWGERVLESGTDLLIASTGALTDDELTKRLLAAGPGRVYFTGGAVGGLDLLQAVRTLGPLDEVRLTTTKLPSTLEQPWMGDELLTRMRTATGPVEVMSGTARDVPVKFPKSTNVAASVALAVGDLDAVRVQVVADPTAHHTRHVIEASGGHGAYRFEVAHLPDPGNPATSQVVPYAVLRSLAALAGRTGQIL
- a CDS encoding VOC family protein; this translates as MHQPPPGPIARLRSLRYVELHTPAFTEAADFYEDVWGLETVESDTGARWLRGTSDEHHVLHLTERDRVGLGRIAFAVATPAEVDQAARRLEARAIVPVTGPGPLEQAGGGYGLRFTDPEGRLVEISAQVEAVVPRGRDGAVPVGVTHAVLNTTDIDAAVAFYRDVLGLRVSDWSEHQMAFLRCNSDHHCIAFNQAEWTSLNHVAYEMTSVDHFMRGLGRLRHHGITPQWGPGRHGPGNNTFSYFTDPSGLVCEYTSEVAQIVEDAWIARVWRRVPELSDLWGTAGAPSKEIRCSMAGSPDPGPLAPSDTQGPGPFLPVDAQEATS
- a CDS encoding aldehyde dehydrogenase family protein, encoding MLQFPTEILIAGQWRRGAGEPVDTIDPATGRLLATVHSASADEVAEAAEAAAKAAADPAWRDLPAHDRARLLHRIGELTEQAADELSALQTADTGKTLTETKALALSAAGTFRYMAAVLETAQDAVTPSRGPYVTVSTHEPIGVVGAINPWNSPVASDAQKIAPALAAGNAVILKPAAWTPLVSLALGRLISRALDEFRLPAALLSVLPGSGRVVGDAIVRHPLVGRIGFTGGTGTGRSIAEIAARKLIPASLELGGKSPTIVRADADIEQALAGVMFGVFSSSGQSCIAGSRLFVAREIYDSFVGELVERVRELRVGPGTDPATQVGPLVHHRHRDSVAAHVDLARSEGARVLCGGSVPEGELYEDGAYYLPTVLDGLDNTSRTCQEEIFGPVLVALPYDDEDDLVRQANDSVYGLACGIWTRDLRAAGMLARRIEAGTVWINTYKQFSASTPFSGWKDSGLGTEKGLDAIRAYQRQKSLYWGTSGQPLPWAN